Proteins found in one Thalassomonas actiniarum genomic segment:
- a CDS encoding RNA polymerase sigma factor codes for MARKENESVEFSAETILKRIKEGDRLAERALVRHYWRGLRFILLSKCQDPELTNDLLQDSFVIIINKARKNLIESPAALSSYIRQVGVHLLIAHFRKEKRRATTASEDIQIYSDDKIPDLFRELSSQEIFNKVQQLVNEMTVPRDKQLLRDYFVYGKSKQEICAAMDLSAEHFDKVLYRARNRLKQLVQIKLGSDSCLPDPLEVLIFIGITLAQVNTDPLPPDNTKIAIYLMLVREVQT; via the coding sequence ATGGCGAGAAAAGAAAATGAATCCGTTGAATTCTCTGCTGAGACTATCCTGAAAAGAATCAAAGAAGGCGATCGTTTAGCAGAAAGAGCCCTGGTCCGGCACTATTGGCGCGGACTGCGCTTTATATTACTGAGCAAATGCCAGGATCCCGAACTCACCAATGATTTACTCCAAGACAGCTTCGTTATCATCATCAATAAAGCCCGGAAAAATCTAATCGAAAGCCCGGCAGCTCTTAGCAGCTATATCCGCCAGGTTGGCGTTCATTTACTGATTGCCCATTTCCGCAAAGAAAAACGCCGCGCCACCACTGCCAGTGAAGACATTCAAATATACAGCGACGATAAAATTCCCGATTTATTCAGAGAACTTAGCTCTCAAGAAATATTTAACAAGGTACAGCAGCTTGTCAATGAAATGACAGTACCAAGAGATAAACAGCTATTAAGGGATTATTTCGTCTACGGCAAAAGCAAACAGGAAATCTGTGCAGCCATGGATTTATCTGCCGAGCATTTTGACAAGGTATTGTATCGCGCCAGAAACCGGTTGAAACAGCTGGTACAAATAAAGCTGGGTTCAGACAGCTGCCTGCCCGATCCACTGGAAGTGTTAATTTTTATCGGCATCACTTTGGCCCAGGTGAATACAGACCCCTTACCCCCGGACAACACTAAGATAGCAATTTATTTAATGTTAGTGAGAGAAGTTCAAACCTAG
- a CDS encoding DUF350 domain-containing protein, with protein sequence MGISILTYLSNLAFIGVFLIVIFASRWLYSLSSPYNTFSEIIDKKNLALGISIMGFITANTIIYSAVITGLSQQLQPNLMAVCQHTALGMLLLLVSRQVNDKVLLHSCCSHRQIITKQSLSVGMAQASCYITSGLIIGGVLMRGGDIFSVLVFYALGQVSLVLFTKIYDLFTNFCLIQELESGNIAAGTSFSATVIALGIILLHALGGEFVSWQSGISSFALDALTAFIILPVVRMLVDKLLIPSVNIDYAIKKEHNVAVALLEGAVAISVALVIFFAL encoded by the coding sequence ATGGGTATTTCAATCTTAACCTACTTGTCTAATTTAGCCTTTATCGGTGTATTTTTGATTGTAATATTTGCTTCCAGGTGGCTTTACAGCTTATCCAGCCCCTACAATACTTTCAGCGAAATTATTGATAAAAAAAACCTGGCCCTGGGTATTTCGATTATGGGCTTTATTACCGCGAATACTATCATTTACAGCGCGGTGATCACCGGCCTCAGCCAGCAATTGCAGCCGAATTTGATGGCGGTTTGCCAACATACGGCTTTGGGTATGTTGCTGCTACTGGTATCGCGCCAGGTTAATGACAAGGTTTTATTGCATTCGTGCTGTAGCCACAGGCAAATCATCACCAAGCAGAGTTTATCCGTCGGCATGGCCCAGGCAAGCTGTTATATCACCTCGGGTCTTATTATCGGCGGCGTGCTGATGCGAGGTGGCGATATATTCTCCGTCCTGGTCTTTTACGCCCTGGGCCAGGTCTCCCTGGTGCTGTTTACGAAAATTTATGACTTGTTTACTAATTTCTGCCTGATACAGGAACTGGAAAGCGGCAATATCGCTGCCGGCACCAGCTTCTCTGCCACGGTGATCGCCCTCGGTATCATACTGTTACATGCCCTGGGCGGAGAATTTGTTTCCTGGCAATCGGGCATTTCCTCATTTGCCCTTGACGCCCTGACCGCCTTTATCATCTTGCCTGTGGTCAGGATGCTGGTAGATAAGCTGCTTATCCCCTCGGTGAATATCGACTACGCCATTAAAAAAGAGCACAACGTCGCCGTTGCCTTGCTTGAAGGTGCCGTGGCGATCAGTGTTGCCCTGGTGATCTTTTTTGCCTTATAG
- a CDS encoding substrate-binding periplasmic protein, which produces MRQIVSGFLFLISAVLAIPCLASSFERLDYLTEEYPPLNYTENGKLTGLSVVLLKKIWQELKVKPQKVRVLPWARAYRNLEQQDNVVLFAIAQTKQRKDKFQWACPIETTDTNALIALKSSRIKINSFDELARYAIGTVRFDIAEQLLMEQLSSTINIVSNVTMKPNLELMAKGRIQMIAYDLQAANNMIIQWGGDLNDYETVFVFPTAFTCFAFSKQVDPLLVRQFQQALSKIVRTEEYQTLMQQFYSRAENH; this is translated from the coding sequence ATGAGGCAAATAGTTAGCGGATTTTTATTTCTGATCTCTGCGGTGCTGGCAATACCTTGCCTTGCTTCGTCTTTTGAACGGCTGGATTATCTGACCGAAGAATATCCGCCCCTCAACTATACCGAAAACGGCAAACTCACCGGTTTGTCTGTGGTGCTGCTGAAGAAAATCTGGCAGGAGCTTAAGGTAAAACCGCAGAAAGTCAGGGTGTTACCCTGGGCGCGGGCCTACCGCAACCTGGAGCAGCAGGATAATGTCGTGCTGTTTGCCATTGCCCAAACCAAGCAGCGTAAAGATAAATTCCAATGGGCCTGCCCGATCGAAACCACAGACACCAATGCGCTGATCGCCCTGAAATCGAGCCGCATCAAAATTAACAGCTTCGATGAATTAGCCCGTTATGCCATAGGCACAGTGCGCTTTGATATTGCCGAGCAGCTGTTGATGGAGCAACTTTCTTCTACCATCAATATTGTCAGCAATGTCACCATGAAGCCCAACCTGGAGCTGATGGCGAAAGGCCGTATCCAAATGATCGCCTACGACCTGCAGGCGGCCAACAATATGATTATTCAATGGGGAGGGGATTTAAACGATTATGAAACCGTGTTTGTGTTCCCCACCGCCTTTACCTGCTTTGCCTTTAGCAAACAAGTTGACCCTTTGCTGGTACGGCAATTTCAGCAGGCGCTGAGTAAAATTGTCCGTACAGAGGAATATCAAACCTTAATGCAGCAGTTTTATTCCCGGGCGGAGAATCACTAA